A window of the Gossypium hirsutum isolate 1008001.06 chromosome A05, Gossypium_hirsutum_v2.1, whole genome shotgun sequence genome harbors these coding sequences:
- the LOC107960429 gene encoding CBL-interacting serine/threonine-protein kinase 12, which produces MDFSSKVAKKETSGGSGLLLGRYEVGKLLGHGTFAKVYYARNVKTDESVAIKVLDKEKILKGGLIAHIKREIAILRRVRHPNIVQLFEVMATKTKIYFVMEYVHGGQLFSKVAKGRLKEDVARKYFQQLISAVIFCHARGVYHRDLKPENLLLDEKGDLKVSDFGLSAVSDQIRQDGLFHTFCGTPAYVAPEVLGRKGYDAAKVDIWSCGVILFVLMAGYLPFHDHNIMAMYKKIYRGEFRCPKWFSPDLLRLLTKLLDTNPDTRITISEIMENRWFKKGFKHIKFYIEDDKVCSVEDGDDDLGSSSDHSTHSESDAELETRRKVTTSLPRPASLNAFDIISFSPGFNLSGLFEEGEEGARFVSGAPVTKIISKLEEIAKLVSFTVRKKDCRVNLEGSREGAKGPLAIAAEIFELTPSLVVVEVKKKGGDRGEYEEFCNKELKPGLENLTRDQSTSDAPVTAPTPAPAPAPAPAPAAYLPSDTE; this is translated from the coding sequence ATGGATTTTTCCTCCAAGGTCGCAAAGAAAGAAACCAGCGGTGGCTCAGGTCTTCTCTTAGGACGTTACGAGGTCGGGAAACTCCTCGGACACGGCACTTTCGCTAAAGTTTATTACGCGCGCAACGTAAAAACCGATGAAAGCGTGGCCATCAAAGTGTTGGACAAGGAAAAAATCCTCAAGGGTGGCTTAATCGCTCACATTAAGCGCGAAATCGCTATCCTCCGCCGCGTGCGCCACCCCAACATCGTACAACTCTTCGAAGTTATGGCCACCAAAACTAAGATCTACTTCGTCATGGAATACGTACATGGCGGTCAGCTCTTCAGCAAAGTCGCCAAAGGCAGATTAAAAGAAGACGTCGCTAGGAAATACTTCCAGCAATTAATCTCAGCTGTTATTTTCTGTCACGCCCGCGGGGTTTACCACCGCGACTTGAAGCCCGAGAATCTACTACTAGACGAAAAAGGGGATTTGAAAGTCTCCGATTTCGGGTTGAGCGCGGTTTCGGATCAGATCCGACAAGACGGTTTGTTTCATACGTTTTGCGGGACCCCTGCTTACGTAGCACCGGAAGTTTTGGGGAGAAAAGGTTACGATGCTGCCAAAGTAGATATCTGGTCTTGCGGGgtgattttgtttgttttaatggCGGGGTATTTACCTTTTCACGATCATAACATTATGGCGATGTATAAGAAGATTTACAGGGGAGAGTTCAGGTGCCCCAAATGGTTTTCACCTGATTTACTTCGGCTACTTACCAAGCTTCTGGATACGAACCCGGACACGAGAATAACCATCTCGGAAATCATGGAGAACCGTTGGTTTAAAAAGggatttaaacatattaaattttacattgaaGACGATAAAGTTTGCAGCGTTGAGGACGGGGATGATGACCTGGGATCAAGTTCGGACCATTCAACGCACTCTGAATCGGACGCCGAGCTTGAAACAAGGAGGAAAGTTACTACTTCATTGCCGAGGCCAGCTAGTTTGAATGCCTTTGATATTATATCCTTTTCGCCGGGTTTTAATTTATCTGGATTATTTGAAGAAGGGGAGGAAGGGGCAAGGTTCGTGTCAGGGGCACCTGTtacaaaaattatttcaaaattggaAGAGATAGCCAAGCTGGTTAGTTTTACAGTGAGGAAAAAGGATTGTAGAGTTAACTTGGAGGGTTCTAGAGAAGGAGCTAAAGGGCCATTAGCGATTGCTGCCGAGATATTCGAGTTGACGCCTTCTTTGGTTGTTGTGgaagtgaagaagaaaggagGGGACCGAGGAGAGTACGAGGAGTTCTGTAACAAGGAATTGAAACCTGGGTTAGAGAATTTGACGCGAGACCAATCAACATCTGATGCACCTGTAACTGCACCCACACCTGCCCCTGCCCCTGCCCCTGCCCCTGCCCCTGCTGCATATTTACCTTCGGATACGGAATAG